ACCAAGCTTGCAGTGCCTTCGGGTCAGTGGCTTTGAAGAAGATGCCACCAATACCAGTAACGCGGTTCATGGGTACCTCCTGCGCAACAATGAGTAGTCTGACGTGGTGTGTTTCATGAATTTCTATGTTACTGCTTACCCGATTCCTTCGTCACGACCCCGCGCATGCTCCGTGATCTGGCCGCCGCGCTGCACGCCACCGCCGCGCCGGTGGTGATCACGAGGCGCTCGGCTCGTTTTGGCCGCCGTGTGGGGCGGTGGCGGTGTCCCTGGTGCTGAGGTCGTCGGAGCGTCCGGCTGCAAGCCGGGACCACTGGGCGGTGGGACGTCCGTCCAACCGCATCTGGTCACCTTTGGAATCCCACCCCTGCGGCCAGCCCTCGGGCGAGTCCTCCCAGAACTCCTGCCGGCCATAGACGGTCAGATCCAGAAGTCCGTATGACGGCGCCATCACTTCATTGCCGCGGCCTGTGGTCCAGTAGGTCTCGAAGACCTGGTCACCGTCTCGGAGATAGCTGACCAGGATGCCGAAGTGCCGGTCTGCGACCAGCTGGTCCACGGCGTCCTGCGGCAGCGAGTACCAGGGCATGGTCCAGCCCATGAAGTCACGATAACGCGAGCTCTCCTCGTAGGGGCCTTCGCAGAACGTGGCGTAGGTGACGTCCCGCGAGTGCAGATAAGACAGCTCGTTGATGTGGGTGGTGGAGAAGGTGCAGCCCTCGCACTGGGCTTCGGCAGGTTGACCGGTGTGCCACATGTGAAAGTAGACGATCAACTGTCGCCGGCCCTCGAAGACCTCCAGCAGTGGGACCGGTCCGTGCGGGCCGACCAGCTGGATGGTGGGGTCCACCTCCACCATCGGCAGCCGTCGGCGAGCTGCCGCGATCGCATCCCCTTCGCGGGTGTGCGCCTTTTCCCGTACCCGCAGCGTGTCCAGTTCTGCCTGCCAGGTGGACCGGTCGACCACCGCAGGCAGTGCAGCAGTATCGAGGTCTGTCGTGAAATGGTGCTGATCACGTGTGTTCATCGGTGTCTCCTTTCTTTGCTCTCCCGCTGGCATGCGGGATGACTGATGGAGAGCGAAGATATGCTTGCCATGCGCGCGTATCTCTATTTTACGAGCGGAGCAAGAAGAAAACTTCTCTTATCTTGCTCATGATGGAATACTCTGCTGTTTATGATGACTTTTTAGATTGTCTGTTAAGCACATACTGTACCGAAGGACTCATGGGCTTATCCGTCCGGTGAATGCAGCCTATCCAACAACAAGGTCGGCGCATGCCCTCTTTGAGTTCCGTGCGCACCCGTTCCACGTGCTGCCTTCTGGTTTCTGGTTTTTTCACGGAGATCGCCCAGCAGATCCATTCATTGCGTGCAAGAGGCGTCAGATCCTTCCAGGCCGCGAGCGCCTCCGCGTCAGAAGCGAGGGTGTTCCGTAAGTCCTCTGGCAATGCGTGGACAACCCCACCGGAGATGGCATTGTTGGTCATCGTCATACGTCTATCCTCATACAAACGCGCCTATATACTTTACTCATATACCGCTGATAGCAGATTGATACCCTCTCTCCTGTGGCGCCAGTATCGGTCAACACATGAGGCCAAAGAGGAGAGGCGTTCTGCGCTGGCGCAGGGTGGTTACCAAGCAAACACACCCCAGCACACCGCATTGCGCAAACGCTGGTCATCAAGCACCAGCTCCCGGATCTCCTTGGGAAGCTGGTCGCGCTGCCACTGGCACTCCTGACGGCCAGCTTGCTCGCGTGCGTCTTCAGGGGCTGCCGCTTGCGCGGCTCTGATGGCATAGGCTGCCGCACCCAACTCGTGAGCGGCCACATGCGCCACGACCGCCGCCTGACCAGCAGCATAGGCCGCCTGTCGCGCCGCTCCGCTCAGATCCCTGGCCGCCGCCATCGCGTGACCACCCGCCGCACGAGCCTGAGACATCTTGATCTCGCCGCGTGCCCATGCCCGAGCCTGCTCAATGGCCTGACGTGGACGAGCATCTTCGGGTTGCACTTCCTCAAAGAAAGGCAGTACATGCTCCGCGCAGGCGGCTGCCCAGAGTGCCAGCAGATGGTGATTGGGATCGCTCAGGGTTCCGCCACGACGAACAGTGATCAATCTGAGATCGCGCGGTTCAGAGAAAATCATACCCCTAGTTTATCACAGCCTTGCACTTTGGTAACCTGTCCACATCGCCCCCATCTTGTCGAAGGGTGCGGTTGCTTCCTATCATAAGCAACACAGAGATGTCCAATGTCGTAAACCGGTGGGTCCACTGGCAAAACCACGCATCAAGAACGAGCAAGAGGAACATCGAAGGCCGAGCTTGCCAGGAGGAAGGGCAGGCGAAGCCCTTTAGCCATGTTCACGTCTACTTGCGGTGATTTCATTGCCCATCCGGTGGGTTATGAGGTGAGCAAACGGTGTCGACAGGGAGATGAGCGTTGTCGTCCTAACCAGAAAGGGACAAAAATCGGGTCGTTGTCCCAAGATCGTGGGACACCCCTCCTGCTAGACTCTCTCCAGAAACCGTTTTTCCGGGTGCGCCGCGTGTTCGCATCCGCAAGTGGTTGTGGCCTCCGTGCGGGGCCAAATCAAGGAGGTCCGTCTCATGACTGCCCGCACACTGCTCTGTTGGAGTGGTCTGACTGCTATCGTGGCTGGGGTACTCGAGGCTCTGTTTGCTGTCCTGGATTTCCTGCTCTTTCCCCCCAGCCAGCCGTTCATCCAACCGTCGTCTCTGTCCTTCAGTCAACAGGCTGCCACGAATACCTGGGTCATCGAGCAAGTGGTGAATTGGGTTGCCAAAGTATTCCTGCTCTGGGCGCTTGTGGGGCTGTATAGTCGCCAGGCCAAAGAGACTGGGGTGCTGGGATTCATCGCCTTCCTACTGTCCTTCGTGGGCATCACCCTGGTCTTTGGCACCATCTGGGGCTACTTCCTTTTAGCGCCAGGGTTTGCCAAGGTAGCGCCCGCCTTCCTGGATGCCGGCGGAACGCAGTTCTCGCTGTTGCCGGGACTCGTCGGGTTGATTCTCCCCTTCGCGTTGGCCCTCCTGGGGTTCCTGCTCTTTGGTGTGGCATCACTGCGGGCGAAGGTGTTTCCCCGCTGGGCGGCGGTGCTCTTCATCCTCTTCCCGCCCTTGTTTGTCGTGAAAGGCTTCATCCCCCTTCCGTCTATCGCGGACATCGCGTTCGGCGCCGGGCTGGTGTGGATGGGCTACACCCTCTGGGCGGAGCAGCGGGGGTTGGCGAGGCAGCGCGCGGTGGCAGCGGTGTCCTAATCGTGCGAAGGGGTGTGTCATGCCAACCGGATTGACCACGGCTGAACGGCGTTTTTGGCTCTGCTGGCTACTCGCCACGACGCTCGGCTCCCTCCTCGGCGGGGCCGTGAGTGGGGCCGTCATTAGCGGCGGGGAAACGAGCTTCGATGACGTGACCTCTCCCCTGCTCGGGGCCTTGGCCCTGGGGGTGACGACCATGATCGCCTTCGGGGTCCAGGGGGCGGCGATTGGCCTCACTCAGGGAATCGCCCTGCGGCACGCCCTCGCCCACTCTGGCTGGTGGGTGATAGCGACTGGAGGTGGCTGGATGGTAGGTGGCGCCGTCAGCGGAAGTCTGGCCGGGTCGGTGGGTGGGGCGATGACCGGGGTGGGGCCTGATGCCGGGTTGGCGGGCCTCGTGGTCACGTTTCTGGGAAGTGGAGTCGCCCTGGTGATGCTTCCTGGCCTCCTACAATGGCTGGTGCTGCGCAGACAGGTGGAGCAGGCCGGATGGTGGGTGCTGGCGTCAGCAGTGATGTTCTTCGTGGCGAATGGGCTCGCGTTTCTGGTGATGGTGGTGGTCGCCCGAGCACTGGGTTGGGGGTTGCCCTCTGCTCAGGCTTGGGGCCTGAGTGGGGCGCTGGCGGGCCTCCTTAGTGGAGCCATCACCGGAGCCGTGTTGGTGCGGCTGCTGCGGCAGCCGCACCAACATCCGCTGAGGAAGAGGGCGCTGGTCGAGTAGTGCTGAAGGTGTATACTCATCTTGAGACCCCTGGTTCGCGGATGGGCCCACTCACGTCCGCGCGGCGTGGGTCGCGCGAAGGGTACTGCCTCTGGAGGTGGAGCGATGCACACCCGGATACTTGCCCGACTTGCCTGGGTTCTCTGGACCGGCACCGTCGTCCTATCGCTTGGGTACACCCCGCTGCTCGTCCCGGTGCACGCTGCACTGCCGGACGCGCTGCCGTTCGCGCTCAGGTTCGTGGAGGATGCCTGCTTCATCCTGACACAGCTTGCCTTCGCGACGCTGGGCGCGCTCATCGTCACGCGCCGCCCTGGGCACCGCCTCGGCTGGCTCTTCTGCACGATTGGCCTGATGGGCGCGGTCGATAGCTTCGCTGGCTACTACGCGCTCGACGCGCTGCTGGTGGCCCCTGGCACGTTGCCGGGAGGACTGGCGGCAGGCTGGTTCCAAAACTGGGACTGGATGGTGACGATCAGCCTGCTCCTGTTCTTCCTGCCCCTGCTCTTTCCCACGGGCCAACCCCTCTCGGCGCGCTGGCGCGTCCTGGGCTGGCTCGTGGTCGGGATACTCGCCCTCCAGTGTCCCCTGGTCGCTTTGCAGCCTGGTCCGCTCGGCAACAACTTCA
This genomic stretch from Ktedonobacterales bacterium harbors:
- a CDS encoding DUF899 family protein; protein product: MNTRDQHHFTTDLDTAALPAVVDRSTWQAELDTLRVREKAHTREGDAIAAARRRLPMVEVDPTIQLVGPHGPVPLLEVFEGRRQLIVYFHMWHTGQPAEAQCEGCTFSTTHINELSYLHSRDVTYATFCEGPYEESSRYRDFMGWTMPWYSLPQDAVDQLVADRHFGILVSYLRDGDQVFETYWTTGRGNEVMAPSYGLLDLTVYGRQEFWEDSPEGWPQGWDSKGDQMRLDGRPTAQWSRLAAGRSDDLSTRDTATAPHGGQNEPSAS
- a CDS encoding YdeI/OmpD-associated family protein, translating into MTMTNNAISGGVVHALPEDLRNTLASDAEALAAWKDLTPLARNEWICWAISVKKPETRRQHVERVRTELKEGMRRPCCWIGCIHRTDKPMSPSVQYVLNRQSKKSS